One stretch of Paroedura picta isolate Pp20150507F chromosome 13, Ppicta_v3.0, whole genome shotgun sequence DNA includes these proteins:
- the LOC143822569 gene encoding uncharacterized protein LOC143822569: MVQVLAGKTVAKTSTPAKAKPRAKLEPSERTRRMEKGLCLGCGQAGHFLAHCPTKATATPKAVSSAPPKAQPAKKTTPKKSAKSLLVPVATVPAVDDSEEGSGLEDEDQAEEQSGNEDGLL; the protein is encoded by the coding sequence atggtgcaggtcctggcaggcaaaaccgtggcgaaaacttccaccccggcgaaagccaagccccgagccaagttggagccgtctgagcgcacccggcgcatggaaaaggggctgtgcttgggttgcggccaagcggggcactttctcgcacactgcccgacaaaagcaacagcgactccgaaggccgtgagcagcgccccaccgaaagcccagcctgccaagaaaaccactccaaagaaaagtgccaagtctctcctggtgccagtggctaccgtgccagcagtggacgactcggaggagggaagcgggctggaggacgaggatcaagccgaggagcagtcgggaaacgaggacggtctgctgtaa